The Lolium rigidum isolate FL_2022 chromosome 2, APGP_CSIRO_Lrig_0.1, whole genome shotgun sequence genomic interval GCTTCAGAAGTGGAGGGCAACGATGAGAAGTTTAAAGTCCTatctttcaggatgaaaatccaaggtccgaTCTTAATTAGCTATGTATGTCTGACAATaatcttgttgaagacattgtttttggAAGTGGGGACTTTTCTCCAGGGTGACATAGATCTCTACGGCAGAACTTCTTTTTATCAAAATTCTTATTTTTTTTGGATGTATGCATCCATATTGTCGCTATGACAGTGCGTTATAGCAGAAATCTTATATACTCTGTATAAGAAAAAAGTGCCTTCGGCCACGAAAAGTAAACAGGGACTGGCATTATTCGCCACACTCCAACGAATAACACAACAAATAGTACTAAGCCACTGCAGCAAGTCTGCACTAACTTTTTTTTCAATAATCCATTGAGTTTGTCTAGATAATTCCTCTTATCTAAACTATGAAGTCAAACAAGCATGCAACAACCTCTTTCCTCCTAAAATTTAACCACTGGCACAATTTCTAACTGAATGTCCTAAAAAAAAGGCCCCCCAACCTGCATATCCACTTTCACAAAACTTTGCTCCTCTTATCAATGTACAAGGCTTCTAATGAAATTTCTCCACGCGGGCCGACGCTACATTATAGCCAACAATTAATCATCACCACCTCCATCGTCACCCTCCATGGCATCATAATCATCCCCGTCTGCTTGGTCAGCAGCATCATCAACATCCATGGCTTCTTGCCCCGCAACCACTTCACTAATTGCATCTATTGCCTGCGATATCCTAATGTCTGGGGGAGGAGGTTTTTCCACCTTCATGGTTTTGAAATTGTCCTCGGCAAAGAACGTGGTGAATGGCTTTGAGACCTGCAAGGTGATCATAATTAGATTTGGCAAAGGTTGTTTTCTGAGCTTTAAATGAAGATACTAGTCATCTCACCTTGAAATAGTGGTTTCGCTCTTTGGCACTCTCAACAAGGTTGTTCCAGTGTTCATCTTTCTGCAATGTTGAAGCAGAACCTATTACCTGCATTACGCTAACCTGTTATTTAGGTTTTACAAGACAACAAAGAATAATAAAATAAACCAATAAACTCCTGGAGAAATATAGAATAGGTTGAAACAATAAACTCGAGTTACAGATTGATCTTAACAATAAAAGGAACTCATGCACTATAACATCCATACTTTCGCACAGAATAACAAAAATTGCAGGAATATCCATGAACAAACATGTTTGGTTCGTGTGCGTAATGTATTGAAAAATGGACGGGACTACCCGGTGGCGCCGCACGGATAGTCCTCCTGTGCAGAAGCAACTAAATAGGATGTGCATGCATAAAAAGCTGCGAAACATGCTGGCTCCTAATCACGTCCCGACGAACACAAAAAAGGCTTAGTACGAGCTACAGTAGAATCGAACGATCATAGGAATTAAGCCTAATTGTAAGGCTCAAACAACCTAATTGCCAGATTAATTAGGCCTTTCACAATGGGTTGGCTCTTACCACGTTATCATAGGAAGTGGTGTATCTTAAGATACAACAACTACTACAATGCACGGACTCTTAAGGTTGTATCTACATTTAATGATTTTTATGACATGCATGAATGTGATTGGGCTAGCCATGTATTTTACCTATGACTGCGTGCAAGTGTTGTTTCTTACTCGCTAAGATACAACAATAccatctctcctcattaactatACTATAGTGCCACATAAGCATATTGTCTATGATACCGTGCTAAGATACACCCATTGTGAAAGGCCTTAACaactactacctccgattcaaggaataaggcgccctcgttttacgtgctttttgtttgaccaagaattacttcaaatatataatgattgtttgtatgaaattggcatcattagaaagtgtttttcaatacgaatccaacgatactaattacatataatataatcaagattgtgttgctcaatttttatggtcaaagttcgtcttgaaatacgtgtgcgccttattccttaggTCGGAGGTAGTACAAGGTTTAAAGCACCCAATTGCCAGGATTGATTTGAAAAGTCCAgcactcctcctcgccgtcgtcggtaagGGCTTCATCGTCGCCCCGCCGAAACCACCACAAGGTCCAGGACTCCCGGCCATGGCTCAATGTGCTTCCAGTGCGCGTCTCCCCACTCCGTGCTCGGTGGCGTCCTCGTGCTCCGTGCTCAGCGGTGACGGCAATGGCGGCCTCTTCCGCTGCTCCGTGCTCGTCAGCCTCCACTGCTGCTCTGtgctgctcggcggcggcggactcCGCGCTGCTCCGTGCTCGGCAGCGATCTCGTGCTACATgctcagcggcgacgacggcctcCTCCGCTGCTCCGTGCTCGGCGGCGACATCGGCCTCCACTGCTGCTCTATGTTGCTCGGCGGCAGCAGACTCCCCGCTGCTCCATGCTCCATGCTCGGCGTCCTCCCCGAGTACTtcgagctcggcggcggcggcctctctcaCTACTTCGAGCCCGCGCGGTGGCCTGCTGCTCCGTGCTAGCGTGGCTGCTTCACGTCCTGGTTCCAGAGAGTGATAATGTCTGGTGGAGGGCCCCCGTGATACGATAAGATGCAAATGGGAATGAGGGGCTAAGATGTGATTGGTCCCCTAAAGGAGCGATGCACTTTTTTTCCTATTACAGACGGTCGCATAGAAACGCCAGCCATGCGGCGCTTGCTTATAGATTTTCCCTTGAAAATTTATTATTTCTACTAGCATGCATGCAATGTGTATCATGAAAAAAATAAGTGCAACAGAAGCGGGCGAGGGGCTGAGGACGAAAAAATTATGTTTGCATAAACAGCACTTACTAGTACAGCAGACCTAGCTCTGGTGATGGCAACATTCATTCGTCGATAATCATTAACGAACCCAATCTTTTGCTCCTTATTGCATCTTACACATGAAAAAATGACAACTTCCTTTTCACGGCCCTGCATGTGAGCAGCAAGATGCAAATATTATAGGCAGTGCTACTTGCTAGAGTACCTAGAGCAGATCTGCAAATGCATGAAAAATAAGTTAGTTACCTGGAATCCATCAACCGTGTTTACATCTATAACTTCCTTTGATTGGTCACCAAAGGTTGACTTAAAATGGTCCTTCAAAAGTTTCACCTGATGCCTGTATGGTGATATAAGAGCTACTTGAGAACTAGATTTGAGCTCTGGATAGTGCATGGCCAGCTGGTGATATAGGAGGGTTATGAATTCCACTTCATCTTCGTTCACCCATGAACCACTTCCAGACGGCTGGGATTCAATCCCATCAATATCAAAGAAGCAAAATGGTCCGAAGCAGCTGTAAGAATGCCATGGACGTTTTTTGTTGAGTCCCTCCCCATCTTGTAGGATACCTTCATAGAATTCTTTTGAAGGGAATATGCTAATCTGGTTATTGAAATGGATTAACAAAATCAGCAAACCATTCAAGTTTCCTGCTTAGATGAACTGGGAATGGAATACTACCTCTGGATGCATACGATATTGAATTTTGAGCATTTGCACAGGAAAACCAGCAGCTTGAAATCTCTGGAACAAACTTGTTGCATATCTAATGGACATTAGCATTGTATTAGCATTGCAATGTGTTAACCCTGTGAACTACTTAAAAGAAAATAAGCAGACATCTTACCCTAACTTCTGAGCAGTCTTTGATATTACAGTTGCAGGCAACTGAACTGGGTCACCAACCTGATAGGAATACCAAAGTGATAGTGAGGATACGGGGTCAAAGTATTTCATGTATCAAGATAGCAACAAAATTCACAAGATATGAAGTGAAATGGTCAAGAACAGGCAGCTAGGTAGGTCGTGTGCGCAAACAAACGTACACGAAGGAATGAAAACAAATCTCTACAGAACCTAAACTAGTAAAATGATTCTAACTTTAATTTACAAGGAGAGTGAGAATGCCATCATGTGTATGACCCTGATGTTCAATAAATTGATTAGACAGTAGTATAGTGATAAACTACAGCATATTGAGAAGAAAAAGGTAAACGACTGAATAAAAGAGATGTGTAAATCATCTGAGGGAAGTAGATGGCATACAAGAAAAACTTGTCTGCATCCATGAACCAGGGGTACAAGAGTCGCTGGTTCTACCTGAAAACAAAGTACATATGTCAAAAATTTGCAAATATTTCGCAAATAGAAGCATAAAGAATGCAATTTATCAAACTGTGATTATTTTAATGCTCCATCAGATAAAACAGTATGCACAAAATATGTACTCACAGCTTGTGCGGCTTCATCAATTATAACAACATCAAAAGCACGAGTCATCCTGCTGAAAATGGCTGATCCACTAAAACTCAGGGTAGAAAATACCTACGAATTTTCATTGGCAATGAGAATAGCATTTTCAAACATAATGAATATTGATAACAACAGATGTGCATACAATAGCTGCTTCGTCAAGAACTGAAGCTCTAATTCGATCATATTCACCAGCTCCTCGCCGCCCGCCATCTGCTGAGCGGTCCACACCAGAAAGTTTTTGTTGTATCTGAAAATATTGGAACTCATTGTAACTGACACGAGTTAGACAGAGTGCTTAGCAACTAAAATCACATACAAGGTAATCCATGGAAACTGCTTTGACAGAATGATGCGCCTTTAGTCCAATACGCACAATCTTCGGATTGTAAGTGCTGTTGTTTTCATCACGTATTCCTGAAAGCATAAAATAACTTTATTGCTTAATTTGCTGATGATAAAAGGCATAAGCATGAGCTTATAAAATTATTATTTAACAAGTGTCATATTGATGCAAGAATACTTTTATTGTGAAAACATTTTCCAGCATTAGATGACATAGAGCCAAAAAACCTTTAACCTGTTAGAAGAACACGCGATACAATCTCGTCAAGTGCCGAGTTGGATGGAGCACAGACCAACACATGGGCCCGATATTTGCGATTGGAACTTATGACTTCAGGTTTCTGTCCAGAAATGTTTAACCATGTAAGAAATAACCATCGACATCCAGGCATAATGGCAAAATATAATTAAGTGCCGAGTATAGAAGAGTACGAGGTCATTCCCAGTAGGATaaaaaccatcatcaccatcgacaGGCATAATCAAATCTCGAGGATTTGCACCAATTAACCAAGGAGATGCTTTCATCCAGTTTGCATTCCTATCATGTAAAGTCTGCAGTAAGATAGTGCTAAGTGCCAACAAATACTTACAGTAGAATCTTGaagttcgcaacagaaaacacaaacaaaaagcaCATAAGAAATCCGACACAACACATGAAGCTAGATGTAAGGGTCGACAAATGATAGTGCAAATGTAAAGCAGAGCAACCTTCTCCTTCTAATAAAGCCTGGTTACACCCAACGGCTTCGACACATCAAAGAATAACACGAGTGACATGAACTGAGGGTAATATAGTTAGTACCACACACCATGTAGAAGTACAAGAAAAAAAATAGCAACAGATGCGCCAACTAAGAACATTGTCTGGCAATATCGTTAATTTTGTAACTGCTGCATGCTCATCACTCAGCATTTTATGCTTCCCTCAGTGCTC includes:
- the LOC124686917 gene encoding probable helicase MAGATAMA 3; this encodes MAVDKPGGGGGGASSSSPSAASTVDRFLKIVLSWDYLRLVADSKGSDQTKGLKYAKNSYASVAEYLGVFEPLLFEEVKAQIVQGRSSEDDEIGLDWQKGAVGLCTESEGFHKFPMAVPDDFRDIVSENDLLLLSKDKFEEGVTPTAYAFAVVEQRGGKATISLRTFLAGEIKNLNVSKPVKSSRLQRIASIFSTPDSFLWVLKMCSLSTILREYSAMHSVSSLPFKDLILSASDKNKDGDDQNRAWNVPEPLMDYLQTNLNGSQLEAVNAGLSRRSFVLIQGPPGTGKTQTILGLLSAVLHSAPARMQTKGGFDVQKHGPELDIEGKNANWMKASPWLIGANPRDLIMPVDGDDGFYPTGNDLKPEVISSNRKYRAHVLVCAPSNSALDEIVSRVLLTGIRDENNSTYNPKIVRIGLKAHHSVKAVSMDYLIQQKLSGVDRSADGGRRGAGEYDRIRASVLDEAAIVFSTLSFSGSAIFSRMTRAFDVVIIDEAAQAVEPATLVPLVHGCRQVFLVGDPVQLPATVISKTAQKLGYATSLFQRFQAAGFPVQMLKIQYRMHPEISIFPSKEFYEGILQDGEGLNKKRPWHSYSCFGPFCFFDIDGIESQPSGSGSWVNEDEVEFITLLYHQLAMHYPELKSSSQVALISPYRHQVKLLKDHFKSTFGDQSKEVIDVNTVDGFQGREKEVVIFSCVRCNKEQKIGFVNDYRRMNVAITRARSAVLVIGSASTLQKDEHWNNLVESAKERNHYFKVSKPFTTFFAEDNFKTMKVEKPPPPDIRISQAIDAISEVVAGQEAMDVDDAADQADGDDYDAMEGDDGGGDD